CGAGTTTCTGCTTGAGCCGGTCGCCCTTCGGGACGACCGGCACGACAACTGGCGCTTGCTGTCGTGCGCTGCGAAGAACGCGCTCGATGTAGAAGCCGCGATCAGCAAGGTAGACATCGGTCTCGAAGGGAAACGAGCCGACGTGGTCGAGGACGCGCTCGACCGCGTCGGCGGTGGGTTCGTCGCTGCGGACCTTCGTGAGAGCAAGCGTGAGTCGCTTGCCGGTCGTGAGCGTGAAGGCGGTGCAGTAGCGATGGCACGTCGTTGTTCCGTCAGTAGCTTTCATCCGACAGAGTTCGCCTTCCTCGTCGTCGAAGGTGCCGTGATAGGGGTTGTCGACGAAATCCAAGAGGACGGTCCTCGACCGTGAAAGGTCGAGGACCTCCGTGGCCTGATCAGCGAGGAGTTCGTTGGCGGCCGCTTCGATATCGTCTTGATCGACGGTATGGAGCCACTCTCGGACGGCATCGTCGCAGGGAGTCTCGTCCGTCTGGGAACAGATTTCCCAGACGGACGTCTGGCCGACAGCAGCACGGGCGACGACAGGCCAGATATCGCCGGGATCGAGGGGCGAACCCTCGATCCCTGGGAGCGGAAGATCGCTAATCTGGTCGTGGGCTAGTTCTTTGGCGTCGGTGGCAGAAAGGCGATCGTCTGGCTGAGTCGGGTCGAACACACTCCCTCAACCAGACATCTTCCTCAATCAGAGCAATGATTCAGCCTGCCGCAGATACGATTGGGAAGTACCGATAGTTCCTCTAAACGAGAACACCGAGGAGAATGTACTCCGGTGTGCTCGCGGACTAGAGTCACGGTCAGAGCACCCCATCAGTGAGGCAATTGTCGACCGCGCTGAGCAAGCCGCCGTTCCCGAGCGTAAAGTAGATGAATTTGATAGTATTACGGGAAAAGGCGTCCAAGCGGATCTTGATGGGACGCTTCACTATGCTGGGAAGCCTGGCCTGTTCGAAGAGTTAGGTTTCGATCTAACCCATGCCCACGCAACAACCGACGGCGGCGTCGTTACGAAGAAGAGCCGTCAGGTGTGTGAACAGAACAATTGTGTGGATCTACTTGAAGAAGTTGTTCCTAAGCTACAGTCACAGGGGAAAACAGTCGTACTCGTCGGTACTGAAAACGAAATTGAAGGTATTATCGCTGTAGCCGACGAGATCAGATCTGAAGCTAAACAGACAATTCAGCAGCTTCATGATTCCGGTGTGGAACACATTATAATGTTGACTGGCGATAATGAACGAACTGCTAAAGCTATCGCCGACGAGGTTGGCGTCGATGAGTTCCAAGCAGAACTTCTTCCCGACGAAAAAGTCGAAGCAATGCAGAAGCTGGATGAGTCGTATGATGGGGTTGCAATGGTTGGCGATGGCGTCAACGATGCACCTGCCCTGGCGACGGCGACTGTAGGAATTGCCATGGGTGCTGCTGGTACGGATACGGCTCTCGAAACCGCTGACATTGCGCTCATGAGTGATGATCTCTCAAAGCTACCCTATCTTTATGAACTCGCACACGGTGCTAACAGTGTTATCCGACAGAACATTTGGGCAAGCCTTGCAGCGAAAGCTATCCTTGCAGTAGCCGTTCCATTCGGCTACGTCCCAATATGGCTGGCAGTGCTCGCTGGTGATGCAGGAATGACGCTTGGAGTTACAGGGAATGCAATGCGTCTTTCCCGGCTCGACCCTCGGTAATCTCATTGAGGGGGCGCACAGTCCTCAGTTTCTAATGGGGGAAAAACAGCTACTCTCTCCAAGCAGGGAGCAAGGATACAGAGATAAGTATCAAATATCTAAAAATGCACGATAGGATGCGAGGGGATGTTGACGCCTCGATAATAGGACACGCTGTGGAAATCAGCAGTTACTCATCTCCGATATGGGCTGGTATCGGGGTCTCCATTCTCATTAGAGGTTATTCGCCAATTTTCATCGTATTTCCCTTGGCGGGACTTGGAGGGCTTATACTCTCTATTGGGATAAGTCGCCACTCAAAAACGGGTTTCACGTTAGTTGCATGGCCAGTTCCCGAAAAGCGTGTTGAACAAGTCACGTCCGCCATTGCATACAATTCAACGCTTCTACTAGGAGTAGTAGTCGCCGTGATTTCCTGGCTTGTAGCTAATTCATGGTATTGGGGAACACTGTTCGCTTTGATTACTCCAATATGGTTTCTTCGTCATCTCCAGTTCTTTGTCTATGAGATATGATACGTAAGACTCCGATATTCATTTTAGAGGGAAGGTCTCATTCTTCTAGATGTAGAGAATATATTATTATTGAGAACCCAACAACAGTCAAAACGCTATTAATGAGAACGCCTGCCTGGAATGAGACTCCAAGTGCTTGGTGGGCAATCCCTGCAGAGAGAGCTCCAGTAGTGACAACTCCGAATCCAAACGCAAGAGCGCGTAATGAGGAGGCTTTCGTCCGCAAATATGCTTTGTAAGCAATGTACGTAATGGCACCACCAAGAACGACTATTATTGATTTGAGAGTGAATATAGCCAACGTTTCGACTTGACTCATAGTTCCTCACCCATTGTCGACCACATATCTGCTAGTCGGTGGTTTGCAGGACGTTTTGGCCGGCTCATTTCCACATCTAATTTGCCATTCTCTAAGGTGAAAATGCGAATGTCTGTGAAATTTCGTTGGTAGCGTGTGATTCTACCGCGATCTTGATGAACGGTATGGATCTCTCTTAGAAGAGTAGCACTGCTTAAGAGGTCTAATTTGCGATACAGAGTTGAAATCGGGATGTCTTTGTTCTCTGCGATTTCTTTTGCGGTCATTGGTGACGTTGTTTCTTCAAGGATGGCTTGACTATCGGGATCGCCCAGCGCTTCAAGGATTTGTTCAATCGTTGGATTGTCCTCATCACTCTCTCGCTTAGTTCCCATTGTCTGGTTTCAGCATCCAGTTGACGGTGAGTAGTTGATTCTATCCACTTCTTTTATAGAATATGCCTTTGTAGAAACAGTATGTAGTTTTTGCCAAGTAGATATGCCAAAAATGCGGTTTTCCTCGTAACTCAAGTAGAAGGCGAATTTCCCTGGCCAATACCTATCAGCGAATTCAGGATTCAACTGAATTCACCAATGAGCCTTGCTCTCCCGCGTTCAGTAAGTCGGTAATGGCCTCGTTTGCAAGAATGGATATCTCCTGTTTTGTACAACCGGGAGCAAATTCGGTCTACGGAGAGAGGATGTTTACCTAATTCCTCCGCAATTCTCCTCACATGTAATGGACCCTCTACACCAAGTATCTCGAGTATCTGGAGTTCGTTCTGATTTTTATTCATAGGTAATCCACTGCCGCTTTATGAGAAATAGATAACTGAATCCCTTCTCGGTTTTGCTGAAACTCAACTTTCGTTCCTCTCTAGGTATATCTTCAGTAACTCATGATAGCGGTCACGAATAGTTACATGGCTGACTTTCGATTCATTACTTATCGTTTCCTGAGTGAACTCTTCGCCAGAAAGCTGTGAGGCCGAATAGAGGGCCGCAGCTGCGAGGCCAGCTGGTTTTTTTCCGCTCAAGATATTTGCTCTTTTACCAGTCTTGAGTATTTCTCTCGCTAAGTTCTCCGTCTCTTCTGTTGCATCAAGGCCTGAAGCGAATTGTCTGATATACTGCATGGGGTCTGCTGGCTGAATTTGAAGACCAAGTTGACGTGAGAGATATCGATAGGCTCGCTGAATTGGAAGTTGCGGGACGCGACTAACTGCCGCACACTCTGACAGCGTTCGAGGTGTGTTATGTTGGCGAGCTGCAGCATATAGGCTAGCTGTCGCCATTGCTTCGATAGAACGCCCTGGAAGAAGACCCTCACTAACAGCTCGCCGATAAATAACACCAGTGGTTTCTTTGACAGGATCAATGAGTCCAAGTGCTGAGGACATCCGTCTAATTTCGTTGAAAGCTTGCTTTAGGTTTCTGTCTTGGGCATTTTTAGTCCGGAATCGGTTGTCCCACTTTCGGAGTCGATGCATCTGTGTTCGTTTTTCCGCAGAGAGCTGTTTCCCGTAGGCATCTTTGTTTTGCCACCCTATTGTAGTACTTAGTCCCCGGTCATGCAAAAGGGGGCTGAGAGGAGCTCCGACACGATTTCTTCGATCTTTTTCATCGGCATAAAAGGACCGCCATTCGGGTCCACGATCAATAGCTTCCTGTGTAAGAACAAGCCCACACTGTTGGCACCTCGTTTCTCCATGTTCTGAGTCGTGCATAGTCTTCCCTCCACACTCAGGGCACAGTGTTTCCTGAGATGGGTGAGAGAATTTCTCTTTGTTAGTACTGCCTTCTTCGGATTGACTAAGTTTGTTCCTGACCATGGTCATCCAACTGTATTTTGCCTTTGACTGGCTCGCGTCCACTCCAGTACCTACTTACCTCAAAAATGGTTCATCCCCAGGTTGAATGAGCGCTGACCTTATTCCCGTTTTGTGAGAATCGCCCTAAATGGGGCTCTGAGAAAATTGTCTTCAGAACATTCTCTTGCTCGCATATCTATGCTTCTGAGATGCCAATGAGATCATCAGATGTGAGAAAGAATATCGGAATGACGTCGTATCGGTACAATTACAGAGAGATAATTGGTTCAATATGCGTCGCTGTAATCGAAACTGAGCTTCTGCTGGTGCCAATTTGGTTAGGACACGCTGTTTTCTTCTCTTCGAATGCTCCCCAAATTTCTCTCCATATATGGTTCCTTGTTTGTTGGTGGTCTCTCGCATGTTGTATTGGATTAGTACGTGGGTTACGTTCTCTGAGATTGCATAACGCTCCGGTCTCCTCTTCTGGTGCAGCAAGCGCTCTTGCAACTGGACTCACGTGTAATATAGCGACAATTGCAGGAATAATAATCGCTGAAGGAATGTGGATGGTAGCTGGCAGTCCTCCTCTATCAGCGTTTTTTGGAGTTTTGGTTTCTAGCTCGGTTTATATATCTCTCAGATTATAAAATGTTCAAAATCTGCACATCAACAGCACTCTCTGAATACAGCAGTATCCCATGTCTTATTTCACTGGCTTCCCTACCACGAACATGTCGCTAAAGCACCAGCTCTTCGATATACTACTTGCAGGGATAATTGCCGGGCTTTCCACATTCATGATCAGCTTTGTAGCTTTTGAGGCTGCGCTTGCTATCGGACTTGCCCTCGGTAGCATGTATTATTTTTCTCGATACCCATGGGGATCTCAAGATGGTGAAAAATACAACGAACTTATTGACGAATTCTACGCAAAATATTTCCCCTTTTGATATCGGGTAATAGAGATAATCTGGTTCTGTTTGTGAGTTAGACTCTTGGGAACAGGCATGGGACTACATCCATGGTCCCTGGTGTCATAGGGGTTAGTGATAAGTCGTAGTGGAAAATTGATTATTTTGCATGACTATTTGGTGGGTGATTTATTGCTATCGCTACAAGTAATGGGGATGTCTACTTATACGCTAATCCATATCATAGTGCTGCGAGACATAATTTACAAGCAAAAGCATGACACCTAACCCAACTCCAAGTGTTCCCATCCCATACACTGCGAGTCCACTAGGCGTCGGCTGGAGAGTGAAAAGGAAAAACAGTGATACTGGCCGGAGAGACTTGATTCCAAGGGAGCCTAATAAGTACCCCCACCCGCCTGCTAGGATAACGACGGCCACATAGATGATAAGTACAACGAATCGGCCCCCATGATCGGTCAGAACCCGCTTTTCTATCGATTCTCCAGACATATTCTCAATCTTCCTCCCCCGAAGGATTAGCCTTTTGTCTACACGCCTCCCCTTGGTCTCTATGCAGAGTAAAGAATTACTCCTCGGAATTTTAACTAGCATCACACTTGTAATGGCAATATTAGCGTTCATACTGGTTATTAGTTAAACTAAGTCAACCTATTGAATGATCTCCAAATGACCCTTTGATACTGAGACGACCGCCAATATTTTAGAGGAGACATCAGCACCGACCAATCTTACTAATTGATTAGTGGCTTCAAAATCAGGTAGGACTAACCTGAAGACCAAGTGATTTTTGTATGACTAGACGGAAGACAAAAGAACAGATTCCGTACCAGACAATCCACGTCTGTAAAGGTCCAGCAATTCCTTCGGTCCATTCAACTTGTCCCAGTAGGGGGAGAACTATGCTACTTTCTGCTACTGCAATATGACTAGTACTTCCACCAACACCGAGCATCCAGTACATCCAAAGAAAAGCAGGTATAGTAATCAACATTATCCAAACCATTGGTCGGAACATCGATTTAAACATTCCTAGCTGATCGCTCATAGCATCCATCTGTTCCTCTTGGATACGCTCTAAAGCAGCATCATCATCACGCTCTCTGGCCTTTTCACGGCGCTTTTGGATACCTCTCATCTTCTCTTGCACTACCCCCATTTTTTCTGTATCCATAAGCCAAGATTGCAGGAAAGTCGAATAAAACCCGGTGAATACTGAGAGTATAATTATCATAACATAAAACGGTAGAATTGAATCTATGGGCCCCATAATAATATCTACCGTACTAGCGATTAGGTTCTGGAGATTTTGGATTTGATAGGCAGGGATAAACGATATAGCAACAAATGCGGCAATTTTGTCATAAATCGACCAGCCTGAACTACTATCCTTATCGTTTCTTTGTATATCTGTGGGCCCATCGTCAAGTAGAGCCTGTATGTCGTTAGGGTTAGAAATTGCAAATCCGTTACCGATCCCGTCATGTAATATTCCAGTCTCAATTAGTCTACCCCATTGACCGCTTGTGAGTTTGTTGTTCACATCGTCCCACGCAACGGTACCTAGCTGGGTCTCCTTAGCTGATGAATTGCTGGTGGCATCTTGTTGAGCTTGTGCAAGTACTACTGAGAGAGCATCTTCAAACTCGCTATTTTCAGCAATTAGCGAGAGTGCAGTCTCCTTAGACTTCGACATTGCTCACTATTGGCAAGTAGTTAGCAGCAACAATTGCGTTTCGATCTAACATTCGTCAGTAAACGGTTCAGGCATCCGAGTATATATCCATCTAAGATCAAATAACCCTATAGCAGCCCACATCAAATTTCGTAGCAATTAAAGTTTATACCAGAATTGCCCAATATAATCCGTTGAAAGATCGAATAGATACTGGGCAACTACAATATTCATTTCTTTCTAACAGCATCCGTAATATAATCCCAAATTTGATATCGTTGATAGGCGCCTTCTCCTATGATCCAAATGATTAGCAATAACAGCGCAATGAGGCAAGTAGTAAATGCCCAAATCGGCATCCAGACTGGTTTGAACCAAGGTGATACGCGTCTCCAACGCTCAGCAAGGTCAGTAACTTGAGACTGTAGCGGAGTATCTGCAGTGGCCGCAACAGTCAGAGCAGGAATAGCAGGTACCCCCTCCACCCCCACCTCATTAGCGCCACTAACCGTCACCGATCCGGTCGCTTCTTGGTCTTGAATAGTGGGGCCCCCAGCCTCATCTCCGTAGGAAAATCGTTCAGCATCGTATGTTGCCCAGGGTACGTATGCCTCCCAGACAACGTCTCCAGTTGGTGTAACCTCAATCACACGGCTATTCATTGTATCTGTAACGAGCGTGTTTCCATTTGGAAGCCGGTCGGCATCACGAGGCCAATTTAAATCGCCGGTCAATGTCCATGTTCGATTCCAATCTCCCGCTCCATCCGGTCCTCCAGTACGTTCGTACTCAACGATCCGGTCGTTTTCCGAGTCAGCAACGAGTATAGTTGGATTACCGTCTTTACTCTCCAGATATGTAGGGTTGTGTTGCTCATTGAGTATTGTATAGTTGTCATCACTACCGAGCTGCATCTCGATCTTCTTTGTTGAACGGTTGATACTAATGACTTGGTCCATATTTCGCACAGATACCAGATACTCCTTGTTGGAAATCTTATCGACGTCATTAACGTGAGTCCAATCTTTTGTACTTACACCGTTATCCGCGTCATCTGGATAGTGGTTCTTAAATCTCCACTCCCAAGTGACATTGCTTGTCGATGTATTATATATGAATACGCTGTCATTGCTTACTGACGTAGTGTCGTAGTTGATGCCTGCAACAAGCAGCTCATCTCCGTTGATCAGATCTATATCATGAATGTCAGAGAGTTTGAATTGTTCAGTCCATACTCGTTGCTGCGTTTTTGGATTGAATTCGTAGACAACGGTTGTCCCACTTTTTGGATTTACAACTAACAGATTCCCGTTGGGCAATGGGTCGACATCATAGAACCAATTCTGAGTGGTTTCTGTTCCATTATATTTCCAATTTACTTCCCCATCAGGGCCAATAGAGACAAGTTGTGCGGGTCTACCTGGGAGCGAGATATTGCGGGCGTTCCAGCCTTGAGTGCTTACAATTGTAGCCGAATCTGAAGTGGTTTCTGCGCCGACTGATATCCGAGTAGGTGCATCGTATGCAAACGTCAGCACCCCGCTGAATAAGAACAGAGACACAACAGATATACCGAGAATTCCTCTCACGAGCCATCGAAGAGTCGGCAATCCACTCATATTCAAAATCGCTCAGCACTCAAGGTAGTCCTTTCGAAGACGCTCCTGACAACCTTCCTTGAAATGATACGTAGGTTATATCCGCTGAAACTCTACCCGATCCCACCACTAG
The genomic region above belongs to Halococcus salsus and contains:
- a CDS encoding ISH3 family transposase produces the protein MFDPTQPDDRLSATDAKELAHDQISDLPLPGIEGSPLDPGDIWPVVARAAVGQTSVWEICSQTDETPCDDAVREWLHTVDQDDIEAAANELLADQATEVLDLSRSRTVLLDFVDNPYHGTFDDEEGELCRMKATDGTTTCHRYCTAFTLTTGKRLTLALTKVRSDEPTADAVERVLDHVGSFPFETDVYLADRGFYIERVLRSARQQAPVVVPVVPKGDRLKQKLETSVSKWDSYTMYKGRKRELTFPLAVCISYQNGDRGKSGEVVRGYAACGLTDRRPKQIEQLYRKRSAIETGYRLFRQARAVTTTQDVAVRVLYVVVSFLLKNLWVVLRWAVVARPRRGGRDLPNRFTFNTFCEWTK
- a CDS encoding DUF7521 family protein, translated to MSQVETLAIFTLKSIIVVLGGAITYIAYKAYLRTKASSLRALAFGFGVVTTGALSAGIAHQALGVSFQAGVLINSVLTVVGFSIIIYSLHLEE
- a CDS encoding winged helix-turn-helix domain-containing protein — encoded protein: MGTKRESDEDNPTIEQILEALGDPDSQAILEETTSPMTAKEIAENKDIPISTLYRKLDLLSSATLLREIHTVHQDRGRITRYQRNFTDIRIFTLENGKLDVEMSRPKRPANHRLADMWSTMGEEL
- a CDS encoding TFIIB-type zinc ribbon-containing protein, which produces MVRNKLSQSEEGSTNKEKFSHPSQETLCPECGGKTMHDSEHGETRCQQCGLVLTQEAIDRGPEWRSFYADEKDRRNRVGAPLSPLLHDRGLSTTIGWQNKDAYGKQLSAEKRTQMHRLRKWDNRFRTKNAQDRNLKQAFNEIRRMSSALGLIDPVKETTGVIYRRAVSEGLLPGRSIEAMATASLYAAARQHNTPRTLSECAAVSRVPQLPIQRAYRYLSRQLGLQIQPADPMQYIRQFASGLDATEETENLAREILKTGKRANILSGKKPAGLAAAALYSASQLSGEEFTQETISNESKVSHVTIRDRYHELLKIYLERNES
- a CDS encoding DUF7520 family protein is translated as MNANIAITSVMLVKIPRSNSLLCIETKGRRVDKRLILRGRKIENMSGESIEKRVLTDHGGRFVVLIIYVAVVILAGGWGYLLGSLGIKSLRPVSLFFLFTLQPTPSGLAVYGMGTLGVGLGVMLLLVNYVSQHYDMD
- a CDS encoding DUF106 domain-containing protein, encoding MSKSKETALSLIAENSEFEDALSVVLAQAQQDATSNSSAKETQLGTVAWDDVNNKLTSGQWGRLIETGILHDGIGNGFAISNPNDIQALLDDGPTDIQRNDKDSSSGWSIYDKIAAFVAISFIPAYQIQNLQNLIASTVDIIMGPIDSILPFYVMIIILSVFTGFYSTFLQSWLMDTEKMGVVQEKMRGIQKRREKARERDDDAALERIQEEQMDAMSDQLGMFKSMFRPMVWIMLITIPAFLWMYWMLGVGGSTSHIAVAESSIVLPLLGQVEWTEGIAGPLQTWIVWYGICSFVFRLVIQKSLGLQVSPT
- a CDS encoding aryl-sulfate sulfotransferase, translated to MSGLPTLRWLVRGILGISVVSLFLFSGVLTFAYDAPTRISVGAETTSDSATIVSTQGWNARNISLPGRPAQLVSIGPDGEVNWKYNGTETTQNWFYDVDPLPNGNLLVVNPKSGTTVVYEFNPKTQQRVWTEQFKLSDIHDIDLINGDELLVAGINYDTTSVSNDSVFIYNTSTSNVTWEWRFKNHYPDDADNGVSTKDWTHVNDVDKISNKEYLVSVRNMDQVISINRSTKKIEMQLGSDDNYTILNEQHNPTYLESKDGNPTILVADSENDRIVEYERTGGPDGAGDWNRTWTLTGDLNWPRDADRLPNGNTLVTDTMNSRVIEVTPTGDVVWEAYVPWATYDAERFSYGDEAGGPTIQDQEATGSVTVSGANEVGVEGVPAIPALTVAATADTPLQSQVTDLAERWRRVSPWFKPVWMPIWAFTTCLIALLLLIIWIIGEGAYQRYQIWDYITDAVRKK